A stretch of the Syntrophorhabdaceae bacterium genome encodes the following:
- a CDS encoding chemotaxis protein CheW has product MALSSITDTRQYLTFALGQEVFALDVSHAREILEYSTVTKVPQTPDFMKGIINLRGSVVPVVDMRLKLGLVETEKTVDTCIIIVETDFDGEGAIIGALVDSVREVFELESQHIEAPPKMGTSLKMEFIKGIGKQDENFIIILDTDKVFSAEELALICGQERDDQIMRTATG; this is encoded by the coding sequence ATGGCTCTATCATCTATAACCGATACACGTCAGTACCTCACTTTTGCGCTTGGGCAGGAGGTCTTCGCACTGGACGTTTCTCACGCAAGAGAGATACTGGAATATTCAACCGTTACTAAAGTACCTCAGACGCCTGACTTCATGAAGGGTATCATCAACCTACGGGGAAGTGTTGTGCCGGTAGTGGATATGCGGCTCAAACTCGGCCTTGTGGAAACGGAAAAAACGGTCGATACCTGCATTATTATCGTGGAAACAGATTTCGACGGGGAAGGCGCGATCATAGGGGCCCTCGTAGACTCCGTGAGAGAGGTCTTTGAACTGGAATCTCAGCACATAGAGGCCCCACCCAAGATGGGCACGAGCCTGAAGATGGAATTTATCAAGGGCATCGGCAAGCAGGACGAGAACTTCATCATTATCCTTGACACTGATAAAGTGTTTTCTGCCGAGGAGCTTGCCCTTATATGCGGCCAGGAAAGGGATGACCAAATAATGCGGACAGCAACCGGCTAA
- a CDS encoding methyl-accepting chemotaxis protein, with translation MKRFKDWRIATKIMSISVFTMLFVVLGMLFYFIPVLESHLMSEKENATKNVVDVAYTLISSYESRVKSGELRSDEAQKRVYANIKGLRYQGNEYFGVSDLTGKMIIHPIKPELEGKDMMNEKDGRGKAFFQEFVRIAKEKGEGFTQYYWPKPNETKPSPKLTYVKLFPQWGWIVFSGIYVDDVSAEIAKIRTQILIVTVAVALLVLFIAYLVSRLITRPLNQAVQISRELSEGNLTINIETNSVDEAGQFLQGMKNMVEQLKTIVNDVQSASDNVAAGSQQMSSSAEQMAQGASEQASAAEEVSSSMEQMVSNIGQNADNAQQTEKIALKAAQDAKEGGKAVVETVTAMKDIATKIVIIEEITRQTNLLALNAAIEAARAGEHGKGFAVVASEVRKLAERSQKAAAEISKLSKSSVDVAEKAGRMLDKIVPDIQRTAELVSEINAASNEQNAGADQINKAIQQLDQVIQANASATEEMASTSEELSSQSRQLQDAVAFFKTERKDGPAKNLHVNKPQAMKTVAHARGKSAATVASAKNPTKAKASGAILDLGGAQDTLDDEFEKL, from the coding sequence ATGAAACGTTTTAAGGATTGGAGAATTGCCACGAAGATCATGAGCATATCCGTATTTACCATGCTCTTCGTCGTACTGGGAATGTTGTTCTATTTCATCCCGGTCCTCGAGAGCCATCTCATGAGTGAAAAAGAGAACGCCACGAAGAATGTGGTCGATGTGGCCTATACCCTGATCAGTTCTTATGAATCAAGGGTGAAATCGGGCGAATTGCGGTCCGATGAGGCGCAGAAAAGGGTCTATGCGAACATCAAGGGCTTAAGATATCAGGGAAACGAATACTTCGGTGTATCGGATCTCACCGGCAAGATGATCATTCACCCTATCAAGCCCGAACTCGAAGGCAAAGATATGATGAACGAGAAAGATGGGCGCGGCAAGGCTTTTTTCCAGGAATTTGTCAGGATAGCCAAGGAAAAGGGTGAAGGTTTTACCCAATACTACTGGCCCAAACCAAACGAGACAAAACCATCGCCAAAACTCACCTATGTGAAGCTTTTTCCCCAGTGGGGATGGATTGTCTTCAGCGGAATTTATGTTGACGATGTGAGCGCCGAAATAGCGAAAATCCGGACCCAGATCCTCATCGTGACCGTCGCCGTTGCGCTTCTTGTGCTTTTCATCGCCTACCTCGTCTCGCGGCTCATCACGCGGCCCCTCAACCAGGCTGTTCAAATATCGCGGGAGCTTTCGGAAGGCAACCTCACGATCAATATCGAGACGAACAGCGTGGACGAGGCCGGACAATTTCTGCAAGGTATGAAGAATATGGTCGAGCAACTGAAGACCATCGTCAATGATGTGCAGAGCGCTTCCGATAACGTCGCCGCAGGCAGTCAGCAAATGAGCAGCTCCGCCGAACAGATGGCGCAGGGGGCTTCTGAACAGGCATCTGCAGCCGAAGAGGTATCTTCATCCATGGAGCAGATGGTATCCAATATAGGACAGAATGCCGACAATGCACAGCAGACTGAGAAGATCGCCTTAAAGGCGGCCCAGGACGCAAAAGAGGGCGGCAAGGCGGTTGTGGAAACGGTGACCGCCATGAAAGATATTGCTACGAAGATCGTCATCATCGAGGAGATAACCCGCCAGACCAACCTGCTCGCGTTAAACGCCGCCATCGAGGCGGCCCGGGCAGGCGAGCACGGTAAGGGTTTTGCCGTTGTGGCAAGCGAAGTAAGAAAGCTGGCGGAGAGAAGCCAGAAAGCGGCGGCGGAAATAAGTAAACTTTCCAAATCCAGCGTGGACGTTGCGGAGAAAGCCGGCAGGATGCTTGACAAGATAGTACCTGACATTCAGAGAACAGCCGAGCTTGTCAGTGAAATCAATGCGGCCAGTAACGAGCAGAACGCAGGGGCCGATCAGATCAATAAGGCGATTCAGCAGCTCGATCAGGTCATCCAGGCAAACGCCTCGGCCACTGAGGAAATGGCCTCGACATCGGAAGAACTCTCTTCCCAATCGAGACAGTTGCAAGACGCCGTTGCGTTCTTCAAGACTGAGAGGAAGGACGGCCCGGCGAAGAATCTCCATGTCAACAAGCCTCAGGCCATGAAGACCGTGGCCCATGCGCGGGGAAAGAGTGCGGCTACGGTAGCGTCCGCGAAGAACCCGACAAAAGCAAAGGCATCGGGAGCAATTCTCGATCTCGGAGGCGCTCAAGATACGCTTGATGACGAATTTGAAAAGCTCTAA